Below is a window of Plasmodium brasilianum strain Bolivian I chromosome 14, whole genome shotgun sequence DNA.
acattctacaaatgcttttttttttttatttgggTCCATATTGTTTTGTGTCttcttaaaatttatgtagCGAGTAAAAACCTCTTTCCCATTACCATACAAGAATATAGATATtagcatataataaaaataaaaaaaataatcataacatgatatatttaaagttTTTAAACAAGGTAGATATAATGGAATAAACATTTCTATCATGTCATAACTTTGTATACCTGACAAGTTCAGAACTTTTAAAATAGGTAACCTCCTTATATAATGATTTAGGTTTATTctttgtttataattttttattttttcaaaacattTCTTATTACAGTTATACACTATGCTTATATGCTCACATAGtaaatgtaatttatttttatttattaagttattcattttttcctttccacgttttattattttatcgtTCCCATTTAATTCATGCTTCACCCCTTTCATCTGTATACCCTGTTCATTGCACTTACGCGTAGTATCTACATCACAGTTACTTGTGTTTTCTgcgtttttttcattcttcttAAATCtgtcgttttttttttggaaacaAGGGCCtactttatatatgtgtgcaatTTGTTCATGCTTTTCCTGCACATTGGTCATATTTTGTTCactttgttcataattttcctGCACATTGGTCATATTTTGTTCactttgttcataattttcctGCACATTGGtcatattttgttcattttgttcataattttcctCAACAACATATCCACTTTTTCGATTTCCCCTTTCATCGCCCCTTTGATTGCCCTTTTTGTCGGCCTCTTCGTAGCTTTTCTGCAAAAGTATCTCCTGAATATGCGCGAGATCATTCTTCGTTACACAGTCaaaagataaattatttaacagaatttcttttgaaaagaattcaaaaattatgcCATAActtgaataaataaaaagaggaCAATTCACGTCATTCAGCCCATGAATGTGTAGTTCTTCCAATGTGTTTGCATGAGAGCTAAGAAGTAAACTgatatcataaaaatttgCGTTTCTTATAAATTCCCCTTTTAGTATtatctttttcaaaaaggatttttcattttcaacTAGCTGTTTTCTGTTAATACcgaaattaatatttttcttgaCTGAAAAGtggagggaaaaaaaaataaaaaataaaataaaaataaaaaaataaagaaaaaaaaaaaaaaaaaaggaaaaagaaaatataaatataaaataaaataaagtggGAATGGTGTCTATTATACGAAATTGCATCTATAAAAATGCACTGTTTAAGGTACAAATAGACATGGCACGCGTAAgcgtacacacatatatgtgtgtaagAGACGGAGCTCAAAACCGGTTTACAATTGtgtaattatgtatatttaaggAAATTGTAAATAGTAGCAGCcgctttaaaaaatatcataaacGAAGAGGTGTGTTTACTTTGTTGTGTTATgtactattttgttttgtcttGTTCTATTTTGCTTTgctttgcttttttttctgttttttctgttttttctgttttttctgttttttcttttttttcttttttttccatttgttCTGTTCTCTTTCATGCTTAACGCTTCTTACCATAGTGCGGGTTagagtaaatatttttttcgtcCTTTAATATGGACAGGAAAAAGGAGCTGAATTTATTTGGCTTTATAAACTTTACAAATTTAATGtagttatttaaattaacGCAACTGATCAGACTATAAGCTTTTTCATCCTTCAAGTATTCATAAAAACTTTTGCTGACAAGATTAAGTTTTAATGCTTCATTAAtggttaaatattttattatattaaaaaaagcatCACCTGAAATTTCGACCAGAAGTATATTATTCTCCTTACTCATCATATCTCATATGGGGTATGGGGGAGTGggtttgaaaaaaaaaaaaaaaataaacaaaaaaaagcgaaaaaaaaataaagaaaatgaaaaaaaattaaaaaaaaaaaaaaacacacaaaaaaaaggaaaaagaaagaaaagagagaggaattcataaaatatagtataacaaaaaaaaaaaaaaaaataaaataaaataattaaaatgaacCAATTAGCAAGTGAACGAACTAATTGGTAAGTGAGCGAACTAATTGGAAAGTGAGCGAACTAATTGGTAAGTGAGCGAACTAATTGGTAAGTGAGCGAACTTATTAGTAAGCAAACGAATTAATAGGTGAACGAACGAATTAATAGGTGAACGAACGAATTAATAGGTGAACGAACGAATTAATAGGTGAACGATAGAGTTAATAAGTAAACGAACGAATTTATAAGTAAACGAACGAATTTATAAGTAAACGAACGAATTTATAAGTAAACGAACGAATTTATAAGTAAACGAACGAATTTATAAGTAAACGAacgaatttataaatttacgAATGAACAAATTAACGATGGAACAAATTAACGAATGAGCAAATTAACGGATGAATAAATTTacgaatgaataaattaacgaatatataaattgacgaatgaataaatatacgaattaataaataaacacgctcaaagggaaaaaaaaaaaaaaaattttaaggaaATTTTTCAAGTGTGCAAAGAAAATTTGCTGCACTTTGCCATTTATTTTGTGCCTCTAATTTTTCGAAGCTTTATAACACtaattttgtatttgtaaCTTTCCATTACTCTTTTCATATGGTACCTCATCCCCTGGGATGGATGAAAATGATAGTTTATACTATTCTTGGAtagttttcctttttttttttttgctactTTTTGATTTGtgtttatgatatttttttgttacacCTTTTCTTAGCTTAGCTAGTTGGTcgtttttcctcttttattttccttttctacTGCTATGCCGCTATGCTGCTATTCTGTCGTTTCATGGTATTCTTAGTTTTTCTTCACATCCCTCATTTATTTGTGTTGCTTGTGCTATTAtactgtttttatatttttttttctacttttgCACTTTAACGCTTTTGCATCTTTTTCCTttagattttatttttaatttttttttaatttttttttaattttttttttaattttttttttaatttttttaatattttttcccttctttCCTTATTTCAAAATGagctatatattaatataaatttaaaaaaaaatgaacaaaaatgcTAAAACTCAGAAAGGGCTTTTTTCATCCATATCGTTCGCAGTTGAACTATAATTCTCACATATTTGTgggaataaacaaaaatggaatattattttttgcaaaTACAAGGGCGGAAATCCCACCAGTAATTGTTGATAGTGAAAATGCTAATGATAAGAAGGATATAATACTAAAATTTAAGGATGAATCAAATTTGGAAGGAGAAAACAGGAGTGTTATTATAAGGGATAAATATGTGGTCGATGATACGTTCTCTTCTTATATAACAACAAggagaaaatttttaaatttcttttcctatgatataaaaacatatcaAGACAATATGCTTTATAAAAAGAGTAATGGGTGTGAAAatgcttttttatattcaacaaaaattaaacagTTAAAATATAGTGATAGGATAAGTACTAATATctatgttcatatttttaattctcaTTATGATGGTGCTAATAGCTTAGGTGATGCTGCTCCATCCTTTATAGgtcataataaatttttttttaaaaaaagtctatttgatatattatttaaaaaata
It encodes the following:
- a CDS encoding hypothetical protein (conserved Plasmodium protein); the encoded protein is MLKLRKGFFHPYRSQLNYNSHIFVGINKNGILFFANTRAEIPPVIVDSENANDKKDIILKFKDESNLEGENRSVIIRDKYVVDDTFSSYITTRRKFLNFFSYDIKTYQDNMLYKKSNGCENAFLYSTKIKQLKYSDRISTNIYVHIFNSHYDGANSLGDAAPSFIGHNKFFFKKSLFDILFKKYSLVYFFTDTNHISEMGKYLNDFVLQNKKKCNIEHEIINTEGCFIKLKKNAHPIHLFYCYVPPYKFFLSTYFTKKIALSLRNAHFDNANNRNFFFLTNKLNAQDENALLLSHTNNCTSHSNSNSNAHYYSANNSLPSLLLFDEHCYVRYHIKGLYTNEASHYLFNVLLNI